From a single Arachis hypogaea cultivar Tifrunner chromosome 3, arahy.Tifrunner.gnm2.J5K5, whole genome shotgun sequence genomic region:
- the LOC112790322 gene encoding calcium-transporting ATPase 8, plasma membrane-type isoform X2, with amino-acid sequence MFMWDACKDLTLIILMVAAAASLALGIKSEGIEEGWYDGGSIAFAVILVIVVTAISDYKQSLQFRNLNEEKRNIHLEVIRGGRRIEISIYEIVGGDVIPLNIGNQVPADGILITGHSLAIDESSMTGESKIVHKDSKDPFLMSGCKVADGSGTMLVTGVGVNTEWGLLMASISEDTGEETPLQVRLNGVATFIGIVGLSVAVVVLIVLLARFFSGHTRDASGNVQFKAGKTKVGDAIDGAIKIVTVAVTIVVVAVPEGLPLAVTLTLAYSMRKMMADKALVRRLSACETMGSATTICSDKTGTLTMNQMTVVEAYAGGKKNDPPGNKSELSPKLHSLLIEGVAQNTNGSVYVPEGGNDVEVSGSPTEKAILHWGLEIGMNFDSTRSESSIIHVFPFNSEKKRGGVAVQTADSEVHIHWKGAAEIVLACCTRYIDANDQLVDMDEEKMVFFRKAIEDMAAESLRCVAIAYRTFEKENVPATEEERAHWSLPEDNLVLLAIVGLKDPCRPRVKDSVELCQKSGVKVKMVTGDNVKTAKAIAVECGILSSPAEATEPIIIEGKTFRAMTDAQRDEIAEAISVMGRSSPNDKLLLVQALRRKGHVVAVTGDGTNDAPALHEADIGLAMGIQGTEVAKESSDIIILDDNFASVVKVVRWGRSVYANIQKFIQFQLTVNVAALVINVVAAVSSGDVPLNAVQLLWVNLIMDTLGALALATEPPTDHLMDRPPVGRREPLITNIMWRNLLIQAMYQVSVLLVLNFRGRSILGLTHDKYDHAIKVKNTLIFNAFVLSQIFNEFNARKPDEFNIFSGVTKNYLFMGIVGLTVVLQIIIIEFLGKFTSTVRLNWKQWLISVIIGFISWPLAVVGKLIPVPDTPINNVFSRFRGRRKEPEASQ; translated from the exons ATGTTTATGTGGGATGCTTGCAAGGATCTGACCTTGATTATTTTAATGGTAGCTGCAGCGGCTTCATTGGCATTGGGGATAAAATCTGAG GGTATTGAGGAAGGATGGTACGATGGGGGAAGCATTGCTTTTGCAGTTATTCTTGTCATTGTTGTCACAG CTATAAGTGACTATAAGCAGTCTCTTCAGTTTCGGAACCTGAATGAAGAGAAGAGAAATATCCATTTGGAG GTTATCAGAGGTGGTAGAAGGATTGAAATCTCTATATATGAGATTGTTGGTGGTGATGTTATACCCCTCAATATTGGTAACCAG GTCCCTGCTGATGGAATTTTGATCACTGGTCACTCTCTTGCAATTGATGAATCAAGTATGACTGGGGAGAGCAAAATT GTCCATAAAGATTCTAAGGACCCTTTTTTGATGTCTGGGTGTAAAGTTGCAGATGGCAGTGGTACTATGCTG GTAACTGGTGTTGGTGTTAATACTGAATGGGGGCTTCTAATGGCCAGCATTTCAGAAGACACTGGTGAAGAAACACCTTTGCAG GTTCGCTTAAATGGTGTAGCCACCTTCATCGGTATTGTTGGTCTCTCTGTTGCTGTTGTTGTTCTGATTGTGCTACTGGCCAG ATTTTTCTCCGGCCATACCAGAGATGCAAGTGGCAATGTTCAATTTAAAGCAGGGAAGACTAAAGTTGGTGATGCTATTGACGGGGCAATTAAGATAGTAACTGTTGCG GTCACTATTGTAGTGGTTGCAGTACCAGAAGGGCTCCCGTTAGCAGTTACCTTAAC ACTGGCATACTCAATGAGGAAAATGATGGCGGATAAAGCTTTG GTGAGGAGGCTTTCCGCTTGTGAGACAATGGGCTCTGCAACAACCATTTGCAGTGATAAGACTGGCACGTTGACCATGAATCAG ATGACTGTGGTTGAGGCTTATGCTGGTGGGAAGAAGAATGATCCTCCTGGTAACAAGTCAGAGCTCTCTCCCAAGCTCCACTCTTTGCTCATTGAAGGTGTTGCACAGAACACTAATGGCAGTGTTTATGTCCCTGAG GGTGGTAACGATGTTGAGGTTTCCGGATCACCAACAGAAAAGGCAATTTTACATTGGGGATTAGAG ATTGGGATGAACTTCGACTCTACTAGATCGGAATCATCAATTATTCACGTTTTCCCTTTCAATTCTGAGAAAAAACGAGGCGGAGTTGCAGTACAAACG GCTGACTCTGAAGTTCACATACACTGGAAAGGTGCTGCCGAGATTGTCCTAGCCTGCTGTACACGGTACATTGATGCAAATGACCAGTTGGTAGACATGGATGAGGAAAAG ATGGTATTTTTCAGAAAAGCTATTGAAGACATGGCTGCCGAGAGTTTACGTTGTGTTGCCATTGCGTATAGAACATTTGAAAAGGAGAATGTTCCAGCCACTGAAGAAGAACGGGCTCACTGGTCTTTACCAGAAGATAATCTTGTTTTGTTAGCTATTGTTGGTCTGAAG GATCCTTGTCGACCTAGAGTCAAAGATTCAGTGGAgctttgccaaaaatctggggttAAG GTAAAAATGGTCACTGGTGACAATGTCAAAACTGCAAAAGCAATTGCTGTGGAATGTGGAATACTTAGTTCCCCTGCTGAAGCTACAGAGCCAATCATCATTGAAGGAAAAACTTTTCGTGCCATGACAGATGCACAGAGAGATGAAATAGCTGAAGCAATATCA GTTATGGGACGGTCATCTCCTAATGACAAATTATTGCTTGTGCAAGCATTGAGGAGGAAGGGACATGTTGTGGCTGTAACTGGGGATGGAACAAATGATGCTCCTGCACTACATGAG GCTGATATAGGTCTTGCAATGGGTATTCAAGGAACTGAAGTTGCAAAAGAAAGCTCTGATATTATTATTTTGGATGACAATTTTGCTTCAGTTGTAAAG GTTGTGAGATGGGGACGTTCTGTGTATGCAAATATTCAGAAATTTATCCAGTTTCAGCTTACAGTAAATGTAGCTGCTCTTGTTATAAATGTTGTTGCTGCTGTTTCCTCTGGTGATGTCCCACTGAATGCAGTGCAG CTTTTGTGGGTAAATCTTATCATGGATACTTTGGGAGCACTAGCATTGGCAACTGAACCACCAACTGATCACCTTATGGATCGGCCTCCAGTGGGCCGAAG AGAACCTCTCATAACAAATATTATGTGGAGAAATTTGCTGATACAG GCAATGTACCAAGTATCTGTGTTGCTTGTTCTGAATTTCCGAGGTAGGAGCATACTGGGTCTGACACACGACAAATATGATCATGCAATTAAAGTGAAAAACACACTGATCTTCAATGCATTTGTTCTGTCTCAA ATCTTTAATGAGTTCAATGCACGAAAGCCAGATGAGTTTAACATATTCAGTGGAGTCACGAAAAACTACCTCTTCATGGGTATAGTGGGATTAACTGTTGTGCTTCAG atcatcatcATTGAATTCCTCGGCAAGTTCACTTCAACAGTCAGGCTTAATTGGAAGCAGTGGCTGATCTCTGTCATCATTGGGTTCATAAG TTGGCCTCTTGCTGTGGTTGGTAAATTGATACCAGTTCCAGATACTCCCATCAACAACGTATTTTCAAGATTTCGGGGTCGAAGAAAGGAACCTGAGGCCTCACAATAG